A genome region from Nicotiana tabacum cultivar K326 chromosome 13, ASM71507v2, whole genome shotgun sequence includes the following:
- the LOC107764628 gene encoding putative sugar phosphate/phosphate translocator At3g11320, whose product MSTMKNSGQFFTIGLVTAWYSSNIGVLLLNKYLLSNYGFKYPIFLTMCHMTACSLLSYIAIAWMKMVPMQTIRSRVQFLKISALSLVFCTSVVSGNISLRYLPVSFNQAIGATTPFFTAIFAYLMTLKREAWLTYITLIPVVTGVIIASGGEPSFHLFGFIICVGATAARALKSVLQGILLSSEGEKLNSMNLLLYMAPIAVVFLLPATLMMEENVVGITLALARDDSRIIWLLLFNSALAYFVNLTNFLVTKHTSALTLQVLGNAKGAVAVVISILIFRNPVSVTGMLGYALTVFGVILYSEAKKRSK is encoded by the exons ATGTCAACAATGAAAAATTCAGGTCAATTCTTTACAATTGGGCTAGTTACAGCTTGGTATTCATCAAATATTGGGGTTTTATTACTGAACAAATATTTGTTAAGTAATTATGGGTTTAAATATCCAATCTTTTTAACTATGTGTCATATGACAGCTTGTTCTTTACTAAGTTATATAGCAATTGCTTGGATGAAAATGGTCCCAATGCAAACTATAAGATCTAGAGTTCAATTCCTGAAAATCTCAGCTTTGAGTCTTGTTTTTTGTACTTCTGTTGTTAGTGGAAATATTTCACTTAGGTATTTGCCTGTATCATTTAATCAAGCTATTGGTGCTACTACACCTTTTTTTACTGCTATCTTTGCTTATTTGATGACACTGAAAAGGGAGGCTTGGTTGACTTATATCACTCTAATTCCTGTTGTCACCGGCGTAATCATTGCTAGTGGG GGTGAACCAAGTTTTCATCTATTTGGATTCATAATATGTGTCGGTGCAACAGCTGCAAGAGCACTCAAGTCAGTGCTTCAGGGGATTTTGCTGTCTTCTGAAGG GGAGAAGCTGAATTCCATGAACCTTCTACTCTATATGGCTCCTATAGCAGTTGTGTTTCTATTACCGGCGACGCTTATGATGGAAGAAAACGTAGTTGGCATCACATTGGCACTTGCAAGAGATGATAGTAGAATAATCTGGCTTTTGCTATTCAATTCTGCCCTTGCATATTTTGTAAATCTCACCAACTTTCTGGTGACAAAGCACACCAGTGCTCTAACACTTCAG GTCCTGGGAAATGCGAAAGGAGCTGTAGCTGTTGTCATCTCAATCTTAATATTTAGAAACCCGGTGTCAGTCACAGGGATGCTCGGCTATGCACTGACAGTTTTTGGGGTCATACTCTATAGCGAAGCGAAGAAACGTAGTAAATGA